One window of Nicotiana tomentosiformis chromosome 11, ASM39032v3, whole genome shotgun sequence genomic DNA carries:
- the LOC138901193 gene encoding uncharacterized protein — protein MVRTHAADVLSGGGASPPVARGRGRAPAPARGRGRPRVAPVVTPVDPVEDLVIEEQDEVVEIARGIEGIRQQGREQAPRDKWPRYSGGFSGALSRGRVQPYFSAIPESSYRPPAIQGSSSGCSGPHGQTQGQSSSAPRGCYECRELGHSLDAPVYVSMLVGNSVILDRIYRSCIMTFCGYETREDLLLLDITDFDVILDIGWLSLHHVVLDCHAKTVTLAMPELPRLEWRGSSISIFSRVISFLKAGHMVEKGCLGYLLMFEILLQRLP, from the exons atggtgagaacgcacGCGGCAGATGTACTTAGCGGTGGAGGAGCttctccccctgttgctagaggccgagggagggctccagctcctgcTAGAGGACGAGGACGGCCTAGAGTTGCTCCCGTTGTgacaccagtggatccagtggaggatcttgTTATTGAAGAGCAGGATGAG gttgtggagatagctagGGGGATCGAGGGTATTCGTCAGCAGGGCCGAGAGCAGGCGCCGAGGGACAAGTGGCCTCgatattctggagggttcagtggtgctctgtctagaggcagag TGCAGCCTTATTTTAGTGCcattccagagagctcctaccgtccaccagctattcagggttcttccagtgggtgttCAGGTCCTCATGGTCAgactcagggtcagtcatcttccGCACCGAGAGGCTGCTATGAGTGCAGGGAGCTTGGTCAT TCCTTGGatgctcctgtatatgtgtcaatGCTAGTGGGCAATTCTGTTATTTTGGATCGGAtataccggtcttgtattatgactttctgtggttatgagaccagagaggatcttctgttgctcgacaTAACCGACTTTGATGTCATCCTGGACATAGGTTGGTTGTCTCTGCACCATGTtgttcttgattgccatgccaagactgttaccttagcgatgccagagttgcctagattggaatgGAGGGGTTCATCTATCAGTATATTTAGCcgggttatttctttcttgaaggctggacatatggtcgagaagggttgtttgggttATCTTcttatgttcgagatactactgcagagactcccaTGA